A section of the Anabaena cylindrica PCC 7122 genome encodes:
- a CDS encoding cyanophycinase yields MVRREFDYIRECGKVNSTSAKPVFSILLIGGAEGGRSGEEAATEWFLNKADRGNYLVLRSGGIGRQADWICDHYRDLITSSAELSIDSREAANDPKVIEYIREADALFIAGGDQNAYEDYWEGTAVEDAINFLINEKKVPVAGTSAGMAILGDYYYAPSHRGVQSSEILNDPFHHNTKDIYRNDFIKVPFLKNVITDTHLDRLNKNHSETRYGRLFGLLARVVHDSNQLSVFAIGLEEGAFVAIDEKGIAKVFGNGSGKGEDAYFLKTNGIVPEQMKHNLPLVWNNNGKAVKAYKIAGTPAGSGQFDLNNWSTAAGGTWEYWFTTGGSAGFKRNPIN; encoded by the coding sequence ATGGTAAGACGAGAATTTGACTATATTAGAGAATGTGGGAAAGTCAATAGTACCTCTGCCAAACCAGTATTTAGTATTCTATTAATTGGTGGAGCAGAAGGAGGAAGATCTGGAGAAGAGGCAGCCACTGAATGGTTTCTTAACAAAGCAGATCGAGGTAACTATTTAGTTCTTCGTTCCGGTGGAATTGGCAGACAAGCTGATTGGATTTGTGATCATTATAGAGATTTGATTACTTCATCTGCTGAACTTTCTATTGATAGTCGGGAAGCAGCCAATGATCCGAAAGTTATCGAATACATCCGCGAAGCTGATGCTCTATTTATAGCTGGTGGTGATCAGAATGCCTATGAAGATTATTGGGAAGGTACAGCCGTAGAAGATGCAATTAATTTTTTGATTAATGAAAAAAAAGTTCCTGTTGCTGGAACCAGTGCCGGTATGGCGATTTTGGGAGATTATTATTATGCACCTTCCCATCGAGGAGTACAGAGTTCAGAAATTTTAAATGATCCTTTTCACCACAACACAAAGGATATTTATCGCAATGACTTTATTAAAGTCCCATTTCTTAAAAATGTAATTACTGACACGCATTTAGACCGACTTAATAAAAATCATTCGGAAACAAGATATGGGAGACTTTTTGGATTACTGGCTAGAGTTGTTCATGATAGCAATCAACTTTCAGTTTTTGCTATTGGTTTAGAAGAAGGTGCATTTGTTGCCATTGATGAAAAAGGAATTGCTAAGGTATTTGGCAATGGTTCAGGTAAAGGAGAAGATGCCTATTTTCTGAAAACTAACGGTATAGTCCCAGAACAGATGAAACATAATTTACCCTTAGTTTGGAATAATAACGGAAAAGCTGTTAAAGCTTATAAAATTGCAGGCACACCAGCAGGAAGCGGACAATTTGACCTCAACAATTGGTCAACTGCTGCTGGAGGAACTTGGGAATACTGGTTTACCACTGGTGGAAGCGCTGGTTTCAAAAGAAACCCAATCAATTAG
- the mutS gene encoding DNA mismatch repair protein MutS translates to MTTPTPEPNQPNTPLSDTNLVEDRSKLSKMYQHYVEMKDKYPHALLLYRVGDFFETFFQDAVTVSRELELVLTSKHGGELGRVAMTGVPHHAWERYTTLLVEKGYAVVICDQVEDSADAIGLVKREVTRILTPGTLLEEGMLKASRNNYLAAVVIAANHWGLAYADISTGEFLTCQGSDLENLTQELMRLQPSEVLFPTNAPDLGTLLRPGETSPSLPQCLPPTFCYSLRSQLPFSQAEARSKLLQKFKVRSLEGLGCEHLPLAVRAAGGLLEYIEDTQKENTVFLQLLHTYTLTDYLIVDHQTRRNLEITQTVRDGTFHGSLLWALNRTSTAMGGRALRRWLLQPLLDIKGIKSRQDTIQELVTNTPLRQDLRQLLRQIYDLERLTGRAGSGRANARDLVALADSLSRLPELSYLASEAQSPFLKALQKVPAVLEELAKKLQLHIVESPPIYLKEGGLIRPGINPQLDERKATVEGDQQWIANLEVDERVRTGIPNLKVGFNKTFGYYISISRSKSDQVPDNYIRKQTLTNEERYITPDLKEREARILTARDDLNQLEYEIFAALREEVGSHAEIIRNISRAVAAVDVLCGLAELAVHQGYCRPEMLAGREIEVVDGRHPVVEQSLPAGFFVPNSTGLGGETNREGAEDTEGEKPDLVILTGPNASGKSCYLRQVGLIQLMAQVGSFVPARSARLGVCDRIFTRVGAVDDLATGQSTFMVEMNETANILNHATAKSLVLLDEIGRGTATFDGLSIAWAVAEYLAVEIQSRTIFATHYHELNELASIVPNVANYQVTVKELPDQIIFLHQVQPGGADKSYGIEAGRLAGLPAVVIKRAKQVMGQIEKHSKIAMGLREGL, encoded by the coding sequence ATGACGACTCCGACACCAGAACCCAATCAACCTAATACACCTCTTAGCGATACAAATCTGGTAGAAGACCGCAGCAAGCTGAGTAAGATGTATCAGCATTATGTAGAAATGAAGGATAAATATCCTCATGCGTTGCTGCTATATCGCGTCGGTGATTTTTTTGAAACTTTTTTCCAAGATGCTGTCACAGTCTCCAGAGAACTAGAATTAGTTTTAACCAGTAAACACGGTGGTGAACTTGGTCGCGTCGCTATGACCGGTGTACCCCACCACGCTTGGGAACGCTACACAACCCTGCTGGTAGAAAAAGGTTACGCTGTGGTGATTTGTGACCAAGTGGAAGACTCTGCTGATGCTATTGGTTTGGTAAAACGCGAAGTAACCCGCATCCTCACACCAGGGACTTTGCTAGAAGAAGGGATGCTCAAAGCAAGTCGTAATAATTACCTTGCTGCTGTGGTAATTGCGGCTAATCATTGGGGTTTAGCTTACGCAGATATATCAACTGGGGAATTTCTCACCTGTCAAGGTAGCGATTTAGAAAATCTTACTCAAGAACTAATGCGCTTGCAACCTTCCGAGGTACTATTTCCCACCAACGCCCCAGATTTAGGTACTTTACTGCGTCCTGGGGAAACTTCCCCATCCCTTCCCCAATGTTTACCACCCACATTTTGCTATAGTTTGCGATCGCAACTTCCCTTTTCCCAAGCAGAAGCTAGAAGTAAATTATTGCAGAAATTCAAAGTGCGATCGCTTGAAGGTTTAGGATGTGAACATCTCCCCCTCGCTGTTCGCGCTGCTGGTGGACTATTGGAATATATCGAAGATACTCAAAAAGAAAATACCGTTTTTCTGCAACTATTACACACCTATACCCTGACCGATTATCTCATCGTTGACCACCAAACCCGACGCAACCTAGAAATTACCCAAACCGTCCGCGATGGCACATTTCACGGTTCTTTATTATGGGCTTTAAACAGAACTAGTACTGCAATGGGTGGACGGGCTTTAAGAAGATGGTTGTTACAACCGCTACTTGATATTAAAGGGATTAAATCACGCCAAGATACTATTCAAGAATTAGTTACAAATACCCCTCTCCGTCAAGATTTACGGCAGTTATTACGGCAAATCTACGATTTAGAACGTTTAACAGGTCGCGCAGGTTCAGGGAGAGCCAATGCACGGGATTTAGTCGCTTTAGCTGATTCTCTCTCCCGGTTACCAGAATTATCATATCTAGCATCAGAGGCGCAATCCCCATTTCTCAAAGCTTTGCAAAAAGTACCCGCTGTACTGGAAGAATTAGCTAAAAAATTACAACTTCATATCGTAGAATCACCACCTATTTATCTCAAAGAAGGTGGTTTAATTCGTCCGGGGATAAATCCACAGTTGGATGAAAGAAAAGCGACTGTGGAAGGTGATCAACAATGGATTGCAAATTTAGAAGTTGATGAAAGGGTGAGAACGGGAATTCCAAATTTGAAGGTGGGATTTAATAAAACTTTTGGTTATTACATTAGTATTTCGCGTTCTAAATCTGACCAAGTTCCAGATAATTACATCCGTAAGCAAACTCTGACAAATGAGGAACGTTACATCACTCCTGATTTGAAGGAACGAGAAGCGCGAATTCTCACAGCTAGGGATGATTTAAATCAGTTGGAATATGAGATTTTTGCAGCTTTGCGGGAAGAGGTGGGTAGTCATGCGGAAATAATTCGGAATATTTCCCGTGCGGTAGCGGCTGTGGATGTGTTGTGTGGTTTGGCAGAATTGGCTGTACATCAAGGTTACTGTCGTCCTGAAATGCTTGCAGGGCGAGAGATTGAGGTTGTTGATGGTCGTCACCCAGTGGTGGAACAGTCTTTACCTGCTGGGTTTTTTGTGCCTAATTCTACGGGGTTGGGTGGAGAAACGAACCGCGAAGGCGCAGAGGACACGGAGGGGGAGAAGCCTGATTTAGTGATTTTGACGGGGCCAAATGCTAGTGGGAAGAGTTGTTATTTAAGACAGGTGGGGTTAATTCAGTTGATGGCGCAGGTGGGGAGTTTTGTGCCGGCTCGGTCTGCTAGGCTGGGAGTGTGCGATCGCATTTTTACCCGTGTCGGTGCTGTGGATGATTTAGCAACTGGTCAATCTACCTTTATGGTGGAGATGAATGAAACTGCAAATATCCTCAATCATGCAACTGCTAAATCGTTGGTTTTGTTAGATGAAATTGGTCGCGGAACTGCAACTTTTGACGGTTTATCAATAGCTTGGGCTGTGGCAGAATATTTAGCAGTAGAAATTCAATCAAGGACTATTTTTGCTACCCATTATCATGAGTTAAATGAACTAGCTAGTATTGTTCCTAATGTGGCTAATTATCAAGTTACAGTTAAAGAATTACCTGACCAAATTATCTTTTTGCATCAAGTTCAACCAGGTGGTGCTGATAAATCCTATGGTATCGAAGCCGGAAGATTAGCCGGCTTACCAGCAGTGGTAATAAAGCGGGCAAAACAAGTAATGGGACAAATAGAAAAACACAGTAAAATTGCAATGGGTTTGCGTGAAGGACTTTAA
- a CDS encoding class I SAM-dependent methyltransferase — protein MNYSSLNAYKQKILNDFNNRLNYENEFHRRAASRLVELAKLQPGQKVLDVATGTGLAAIAAAQIVGSTGHVLGTDFALGMLQQAQQKVAALGLTNIMFDTVDADEQEFEERQFDAIMCSSAIAYFTDIPTSLCRWHNALKPGGIVAFSCLAETSPTASVLFRAVVQKYGITIPNPNELLGTHQKCYQILETIGFEEIEITTEQLGFYLQDAEIAWNGNAKSAFGLQDVKISEEELERCQQEYFTEINKAATKEGYWNDVTFFFVTAHKASEAIT, from the coding sequence ATGAATTACTCATCGCTAAATGCTTATAAACAGAAGATTCTTAACGATTTCAACAACCGCCTAAACTACGAGAATGAGTTTCATAGACGAGCTGCCTCTCGATTAGTAGAATTAGCAAAATTACAACCAGGTCAGAAAGTTTTAGATGTCGCTACTGGCACAGGTCTAGCGGCTATTGCTGCGGCTCAAATTGTTGGTTCTACGGGTCATGTTTTGGGAACTGACTTTGCTTTGGGAATGTTGCAGCAAGCCCAGCAAAAAGTTGCAGCTTTAGGATTGACTAATATCATGTTTGATACAGTGGATGCAGATGAGCAAGAATTTGAGGAGAGGCAATTTGATGCTATTATGTGTTCATCTGCGATCGCCTACTTCACAGATATTCCCACATCACTTTGTCGATGGCATAATGCTCTAAAACCAGGCGGAATTGTCGCATTTTCCTGCCTTGCAGAAACCTCTCCAACCGCATCTGTTTTGTTTCGGGCAGTAGTTCAAAAATACGGTATCACTATCCCAAATCCTAATGAATTACTCGGAACACATCAGAAGTGTTACCAAATACTGGAAACAATTGGCTTTGAAGAGATCGAAATTACAACTGAGCAATTAGGCTTCTACTTGCAAGATGCTGAGATTGCGTGGAATGGTAATGCTAAGAGTGCATTTGGGCTTCAGGATGTGAAAATATCAGAGGAAGAATTAGAGCGTTGTCAGCAAGAATACTTTACAGAAATAAATAAAGCTGCAACTAAAGAAGGCTATTGGAATGATGTCACATTTTTCTTTGTAACAGCCCATAAAGCCAGTGAAGCGATAACATAA